Proteins found in one Nitrosopumilus maritimus SCM1 genomic segment:
- a CDS encoding prefoldin subunit beta, whose amino-acid sequence MSAGQMPPWLQEQLMKLQQSQQNLQSIMTQKQHLEMEKAETEKALEELKKVGDADAVYKQAGTVLLKSTKKELVDELEEKQEMAKTRATVLEKQETRVKETLKEQESKITEMMKSGSQEPPKAEDNPRK is encoded by the coding sequence ATGTCAGCAGGACAAATGCCACCATGGCTTCAAGAACAATTGATGAAATTACAACAATCTCAACAAAATCTCCAATCTATCATGACTCAAAAACAACATCTTGAGATGGAAAAGGCAGAAACTGAGAAGGCCCTTGAAGAATTAAAGAAAGTTGGTGATGCTGATGCAGTTTACAAGCAAGCAGGAACAGTCTTGTTAAAATCAACAAAAAAGGAACTCGTTGATGAATTAGAAGAAAAACAAGAGATGGCAAAAACCCGTGCAACAGTACTTGAAAAACAAGAAACACGTGTCAAAGAAACTCTCAAAGAACAAGAATCCAAGATCACTGAAATGATGAAGAGTGGATCTCAAGAACCTCCAAAAGCAGAAGATAATCCTAGAAAATAA
- a CDS encoding ERCC4 domain-containing protein, with protein MNLENLRIIVDERERKSGIPELLKSVGLNLEMKTLPIGDYIVAPETVVERKSIRDLMASVFDGRLFDQCTRLKEHFENPVVLMEGNVDEIEEITENPLIFYGAISTVVLDFKIPVIPTPSATHTAKLLVSMCSRKDAPKGPYLKKIKKSSDLERQQLSSLCSLPGIGEKFAIRMLEKFGTPLKVFTATTAELSKVEGLGDARAKKIKKVLDTKSKHLKKSNQKTLHDD; from the coding sequence GTGAATTTAGAAAACCTCCGAATTATTGTAGATGAAAGGGAACGCAAAAGTGGAATTCCCGAATTACTAAAATCAGTTGGCCTTAATCTTGAGATGAAGACTCTTCCAATCGGTGATTACATTGTTGCACCTGAAACTGTTGTGGAGAGAAAAAGCATTCGTGATTTGATGGCATCCGTATTTGATGGAAGACTCTTTGATCAATGTACTAGACTAAAGGAGCATTTTGAGAATCCTGTTGTACTAATGGAAGGAAATGTAGATGAGATTGAAGAGATTACAGAAAACCCTTTGATATTTTATGGTGCAATCTCTACCGTGGTTCTTGATTTTAAAATTCCAGTAATTCCTACTCCTAGTGCAACACATACTGCTAAGTTGTTAGTATCGATGTGTTCCAGAAAGGATGCTCCAAAAGGGCCTTATCTTAAGAAAATAAAAAAATCATCTGATTTAGAGAGACAACAATTATCCTCTCTTTGCAGTTTACCTGGAATTGGAGAAAAGTTTGCAATAAGGATGCTTGAAAAGTTTGGTACTCCTCTCAAAGTATTTACCGCAACTACTGCAGAGCTATCTAAAGTTGAAGGTTTAGGAGATGCAAGAGCCAAAAAAATCAAAAAAGTTCTTGACACAAAAAGTAAACATCTCAAAAAATCAAATCAAAAAACTTTGCATGATGACTGA
- a CDS encoding tetratricopeptide repeat protein, producing the protein MMTETIESLLNSGQTLMNLGNPKDALVIYDKILAQDPKHIVALLKKGHILGQLARYGDAIVQYDNVLSQEKNLLALLNKGLAHHYLGQVDVALGCYEQVLKEKPNNPTTLYNKASSLIKSGRVLEGIEILSKVIELDFSFKEKAKFDIEFEGIRKLNEFKKIIS; encoded by the coding sequence ATGATGACTGAAACAATCGAATCTTTACTAAATAGTGGTCAAACACTGATGAATTTGGGAAATCCAAAAGATGCACTTGTAATTTATGACAAAATTCTTGCACAGGATCCAAAACACATTGTAGCATTACTGAAGAAGGGCCATATCTTGGGACAATTGGCTAGATATGGTGATGCCATTGTTCAATATGACAATGTTCTTTCTCAAGAAAAAAATCTCTTAGCATTACTGAACAAAGGGTTGGCTCATCATTATTTGGGACAAGTTGATGTTGCTCTAGGTTGCTATGAGCAAGTCTTGAAAGAAAAACCAAACAACCCAACTACTCTTTACAACAAAGCATCATCTTTGATAAAATCTGGAAGAGTTCTAGAAGGAATAGAAATCTTATCTAAAGTAATTGAATTAGATTTTTCATTCAAAGAAAAAGCAAAATTTGATATCGAATTTGAAGGAATTCGAAAACTCAATGAATTTAAAAAAATTATATCTTAA
- a CDS encoding NOB1 family endonuclease, with the protein MDFRILDASAFYAGVPFRSSNDCYTTSLVYDEIKHIKKNHDALGTLLETNRLKIREPDAESTKTATDVAKNTGDYPQLSKQDLSVIALGIELEGEIISDDFAISNVARNLGLKISSIMTQGIKDVGRWVHYCPGCRTNHESGKECPMCATPLKRKLLKE; encoded by the coding sequence TTGGATTTTAGAATTTTAGATGCTAGTGCATTTTATGCAGGTGTTCCATTTAGATCATCTAATGATTGCTATACAACATCACTAGTATATGATGAAATCAAACACATAAAGAAAAATCATGACGCATTAGGAACTTTACTTGAAACAAACAGACTCAAAATCAGAGAGCCTGATGCAGAATCAACAAAAACTGCTACTGATGTAGCAAAGAACACTGGAGACTATCCACAGTTATCAAAGCAAGATTTGTCAGTAATCGCATTGGGTATTGAATTAGAGGGGGAGATAATCAGTGATGATTTTGCAATTTCAAATGTTGCAAGAAACCTAGGCTTGAAGATATCATCAATAATGACACAAGGAATAAAGGATGTTGGAAGATGGGTGCATTACTGCCCAGGATGTAGAACAAATCATGAATCAGGAAAAGAATGTCCAATGTGCGCCACACCACTAAAAAGAAAATTACTCAAAGAATAG
- a CDS encoding NAD(+)/NADH kinase has translation MKLQNVAVVSKVGNKESEKAAIDVAKKLLAKKSKVYTISPIQVEGAKQIETLEELKKVKLDLVVTLGGDGTTLRVFRNLENETPILTINVGGNRGILAEITIEEIDDALNQIQKDKFFLDKRTRVVASCGGKEFPPALNEIFINRANLTKTAEIEIKFQNDTVKQKMDGVIVATPSGSTGHSFSLGGPILHESLDVLIITPVAPVYRLESIVVPDEKIEIISSHDCNIVMDAQVVKSAGFEEPITIKKYKKPAVFIRLKKRGLRQMSKLGF, from the coding sequence TTGAAACTACAAAACGTTGCAGTGGTAAGTAAAGTAGGAAACAAAGAATCTGAAAAAGCTGCAATTGATGTTGCAAAAAAATTGTTGGCAAAAAAATCCAAAGTGTACACCATATCACCAATTCAAGTTGAGGGTGCAAAGCAGATTGAGACATTAGAGGAATTAAAGAAGGTAAAATTGGATTTGGTAGTCACATTAGGTGGAGATGGGACAACACTTCGTGTTTTTAGAAATTTAGAAAATGAGACTCCAATTTTGACAATAAATGTAGGTGGAAACAGAGGGATTTTAGCTGAAATTACAATTGAAGAGATAGATGATGCACTAAACCAAATTCAAAAAGACAAATTTTTCTTAGATAAGAGAACAAGAGTAGTTGCATCTTGTGGGGGAAAAGAATTTCCGCCAGCATTAAATGAAATTTTCATTAATAGAGCAAACTTGACAAAGACTGCAGAAATTGAAATCAAATTCCAAAACGATACTGTAAAACAAAAAATGGATGGAGTGATTGTTGCAACACCAAGTGGTTCAACAGGACATTCATTTTCATTGGGAGGACCAATTTTGCATGAGAGTTTAGATGTATTGATAATTACACCAGTTGCACCAGTGTATAGATTAGAATCAATTGTAGTTCCAGACGAAAAGATAGAGATAATCAGCTCTCATGATTGCAACATTGTAATGGATGCACAAGTTGTAAAAAGTGCAGGGTTTGAAGAACCAATTACTATCAAGAAATACAAAAAACCTGCCGTGTTTATCAGATTAAAAAAACGCGGGTTAAGACAAATGAGTAAACTTGGATTTTAG
- a CDS encoding sulfurtransferase, giving the protein MSYAHPEVLVDTEWVSQNPPNENRKLVEVDYDPVNGYQKGHISGASLIWWKRDINDPVTRDIISKKQFEELMAKNGITKDTEVVLYGDFNNWFAAFVFWVFKIYGHENLKIMNGGRKKWELENRDYTTDEPQFESVTYDAQPPDEGLRAYLFDVSRALGKEDTVMVDVRSPAEFSGEITAPPEYPMEHAQRGGHIPDANNIPWATAVNDADGTFKTVDELKQNYEPKGVTPDKDVICYCRIGERSSHSWFVLKYLLGYPKVRNYDGSWTEWGNMIGNPVEK; this is encoded by the coding sequence ATGAGTTACGCACATCCAGAAGTATTAGTTGATACGGAATGGGTTTCACAAAATCCCCCAAACGAAAATAGAAAATTAGTTGAAGTCGACTATGATCCTGTAAATGGATATCAAAAAGGTCACATTAGTGGTGCCAGTCTTATCTGGTGGAAACGTGACATTAATGATCCAGTTACAAGAGACATTATCTCCAAAAAACAATTTGAAGAGTTAATGGCAAAAAATGGAATTACAAAAGATACTGAGGTAGTTCTTTATGGTGACTTTAACAATTGGTTTGCAGCATTCGTTTTCTGGGTTTTCAAAATCTATGGACATGAAAATCTAAAGATTATGAATGGTGGAAGAAAAAAATGGGAATTAGAAAATAGAGATTATACAACTGATGAACCACAATTTGAATCAGTTACATATGATGCACAACCTCCAGATGAAGGATTACGTGCATATCTATTTGATGTAAGCCGTGCACTTGGAAAAGAAGATACTGTAATGGTTGATGTTAGATCTCCAGCTGAGTTTTCAGGAGAGATTACTGCACCACCAGAGTATCCAATGGAACATGCACAAAGAGGTGGACACATTCCTGATGCAAACAATATTCCATGGGCAACTGCCGTCAATGACGCTGATGGAACTTTCAAAACAGTTGATGAACTAAAACAAAACTATGAACCAAAAGGAGTTACACCTGACAAAGATGTAATTTGTTATTGTAGAATTGGTGAACGTTCTTCACACAGTTGGTTTGTTCTAAAGTACCTACTTGGATATCCAAAGGTTCGAAACTATGATGGTTCTTGGACTGAATGGGGAAACATGATAGGAAACCCTGTGGAAAAATAA
- a CDS encoding 4Fe-4S dicluster domain-containing protein has product MSLLLKDRVWSMEAPTAKRGVYPLHGFKLGLYRLPINLEDPNEIKSVHDGLKKAFEMDKYADRVFATYRWTEQNMDDPDAKGYEEVELSVTVEIVTGEVVDIIYQIFPIEKFGDPNWVKDYRKKADHFAKMVIDTILRNTILADKMISYFAKAEKISEVAAIQKLEDLTPLAKIVLGAKPKPVEATEEAEEEDEGDMEIPDGAKPGPIDVDYKQKMKASTAYEAAEHTIKTWGRKGTSNGIMGVWGEFVSVDYDICVADGGCIEACPVGVYEWFDTPGNPASDKKPLMSKEPDCIFCLACEGVCPPQAIKIFEQK; this is encoded by the coding sequence ATGTCTTTACTTCTCAAAGATCGAGTTTGGTCAATGGAAGCCCCTACTGCAAAACGTGGAGTTTATCCATTACATGGATTCAAACTTGGATTGTATAGATTGCCAATTAATCTTGAAGATCCTAATGAGATAAAATCAGTCCATGATGGTCTCAAAAAGGCTTTTGAGATGGACAAGTACGCTGATAGAGTTTTTGCAACATATCGCTGGACTGAACAAAACATGGATGATCCTGATGCAAAGGGATACGAAGAAGTAGAACTATCAGTTACAGTTGAAATTGTCACTGGTGAAGTTGTAGATATTATTTATCAGATTTTCCCAATTGAAAAGTTCGGTGATCCTAATTGGGTCAAAGATTATAGAAAGAAAGCAGACCATTTTGCAAAAATGGTAATTGATACTATTTTACGTAACACTATCTTGGCAGACAAGATGATTTCTTACTTTGCAAAAGCAGAAAAAATTTCTGAAGTTGCAGCTATTCAAAAACTTGAAGACCTTACTCCTTTAGCAAAGATTGTTCTTGGTGCAAAACCAAAACCAGTTGAGGCTACTGAAGAAGCTGAAGAAGAAGATGAAGGTGATATGGAGATTCCAGATGGTGCAAAGCCTGGACCAATTGATGTTGATTACAAACAAAAAATGAAAGCATCTACAGCATATGAAGCAGCAGAACACACAATCAAAACTTGGGGTAGAAAAGGCACCAGTAATGGAATCATGGGTGTTTGGGGAGAATTTGTTTCAGTAGATTATGATATTTGTGTAGCAGATGGTGGATGCATTGAAGCATGCCCAGTAGGTGTGTATGAGTGGTTTGATACTCCTGGAAACCCTGCATCTGACAAGAAACCACTAATGTCAAAAGAACCTGATTGTATATTCTGTCTTGCATGTGAAGGTGTATGTCCGCCACAAGCAATCAAGATCTTCGAACAAAAATAG
- a CDS encoding glycosyltransferase, which produces MAINPFTAFVFDLFIISAVIITAYTCNFYYLAFLSRKRKDNLQTADLGTPSITIQLPIYNEKYVAKRLVDSVCNLDYPQDKMRIMVLDDSDDDTVDLLAQTVDDYKKKGFQIEHVRRGTRKGYKAGALKYAMQSTDTELVAIFDADFIPPTWFLKRAIPHFAKSNIGLVQCRWGHVNENYSAITQAQALSLDFHFLIEQKAKSNSHLFMNFNGTAGIWKRDCIEDAGGWHTATLVEDLDLSYRAQMKGWKCVFLPDVVVDAELPVQMNAAKRQQFRWAKGSIQCALKLLTDITIKRKIAIEAKIQAFIQLTRHIVYPLMLIQFLSLPILLAANVNLYVISFLPALTIATYLAMGPGAYIMIIQSMYHKSWKSKAKILPALLVYNAGMSVNNTVAVFDAVLGKKNEFLRTPKYGVLKKKDDWKDNAYNLPFSQVTLLELFFGVYGILGIFISIFSNNPIFAPIIALQAIGFFYIAYLSLSHTRFKRNKSSTPKIRSKKEKMANLVYKLSMVGIVAIIIFGGSMAIYGYSTDIYPLDRMRGNLDGIIGSSDPAAIKAHLLAIQTDLTVVMENLPETTNANGEVISKNPVWMFPTESTNFLRIENAVETMTASIEKISTVPKDSSAYHTGMLDINSRAVSLQTDIMDATPYMYVSIQNIAFSTIWIAAILGIFAALKRKKDQLKEVDDVGV; this is translated from the coding sequence ATGGCAATCAACCCCTTCACTGCATTTGTATTTGATCTATTCATTATATCTGCTGTAATTATCACTGCGTATACTTGCAATTTTTACTATCTTGCATTTTTGTCTCGAAAAAGAAAAGACAATTTACAAACAGCTGACTTGGGTACTCCGTCAATTACAATTCAATTACCAATATACAATGAAAAGTATGTCGCAAAAAGACTAGTAGATTCAGTATGTAATCTGGATTATCCTCAAGACAAAATGAGAATAATGGTGTTAGATGATTCTGATGATGATACTGTTGACCTTTTGGCACAAACTGTTGATGATTATAAGAAGAAAGGATTCCAAATCGAGCATGTGAGACGTGGAACCAGAAAAGGGTACAAGGCTGGTGCACTAAAGTATGCAATGCAGTCAACTGATACTGAATTAGTGGCAATCTTTGATGCTGACTTTATTCCCCCAACATGGTTCCTAAAACGTGCTATTCCTCATTTTGCAAAATCAAACATTGGTCTTGTGCAGTGTCGTTGGGGGCATGTAAATGAAAACTATTCAGCAATCACTCAAGCTCAAGCACTTAGTTTGGATTTTCATTTTCTAATTGAACAAAAGGCAAAGAGTAATTCACATCTTTTCATGAATTTTAATGGCACTGCTGGAATCTGGAAACGTGATTGTATTGAAGATGCTGGTGGTTGGCATACTGCAACTTTAGTCGAAGATCTTGATCTTAGTTATAGAGCTCAAATGAAAGGTTGGAAGTGTGTCTTCTTGCCTGATGTCGTAGTTGATGCAGAACTACCTGTTCAAATGAATGCTGCAAAACGACAACAATTTCGTTGGGCAAAAGGTTCCATCCAATGCGCATTAAAACTACTAACTGATATTACAATAAAAAGAAAAATTGCAATTGAGGCAAAGATTCAAGCTTTCATTCAACTTACACGTCATATTGTTTACCCATTAATGCTAATTCAATTTCTATCATTACCAATTTTGTTAGCTGCAAATGTCAATCTTTATGTGATTAGTTTTCTTCCTGCATTAACAATTGCAACATATCTTGCAATGGGACCTGGTGCATACATCATGATTATACAAAGCATGTATCACAAGTCGTGGAAGTCAAAAGCAAAGATACTACCTGCACTATTGGTGTATAATGCTGGGATGTCAGTTAACAATACTGTTGCAGTATTTGATGCAGTTCTTGGAAAAAAGAATGAATTTCTTAGAACTCCAAAGTATGGTGTTCTCAAGAAAAAAGATGACTGGAAAGATAATGCATACAATTTACCTTTCTCTCAAGTAACTCTTCTTGAACTATTCTTTGGTGTGTATGGAATTTTAGGAATCTTTATCTCAATATTTTCAAACAATCCCATATTTGCACCAATTATCGCATTGCAAGCAATAGGATTCTTCTATATTGCATATCTGAGCCTCTCACACACTCGATTTAAAAGAAATAAATCAAGTACTCCAAAAATTAGAAGCAAGAAAGAGAAAATGGCTAATCTGGTTTACAAACTCTCCATGGTAGGTATTGTTGCCATCATAATCTTTGGTGGTTCTATGGCAATCTATGGTTATAGCACTGATATTTATCCCCTTGATAGAATGAGAGGTAATCTAGATGGAATTATTGGCTCATCTGATCCTGCTGCAATAAAGGCTCATCTATTGGCAATTCAAACTGATTTGACTGTTGTTATGGAGAATTTACCTGAAACAACAAATGCTAATGGTGAGGTTATTTCTAAAAACCCTGTTTGGATGTTCCCAACAGAATCTACAAACTTCCTTAGAATTGAAAATGCTGTAGAAACAATGACTGCAAGTATTGAAAAAATTTCTACAGTGCCAAAAGATAGTTCTGCATATCATACCGGAATGCTTGATATCAACAGTAGAGCTGTTTCATTGCAAACTGACATCATGGATGCAACTCCTTACATGTATGTCAGTATTCAAAATATTGCCTTTAGTACCATTTGGATTGCAGCAATCTTGGGAATCTTTGCAGCACTAAAAAGAAAGAAAGACCAACTAAAAGAAGTCGACGACGTTGGAGTCTAA
- a CDS encoding cation:proton antiporter yields the protein MQNIPLQLNPSGIQSSLNNTVSSLIEQITPELPHTSFVTDLAFIMIIGAVVTLAFFKIKQPLIIGYLFAGMLLGPLSPFWSWLLPEGGPPGDVLEGVGILSDISALHLFAEIGVILLLFVIGIEFPYAKIKSIGRVAVGVGTLGLFATLGVVFYTATALGLQFMDALFIAAALSISSTAIIVKILEDMGRIKKESSILVLGILIVEDVIAVILISSLQSIALVGSVSIESIIVVVLVATGLIVGTFTIGTRVIPPLIDRVAAAEHREILLLSVLGVCFGYALFANIVGLSVAIGAFLAGVLVAESKSAEVAKLLSSPIKDMFVAIFFISVGALMDISQLGDYIWIAIALIAVATGMKFGGNMIGNIIFRQKRGKALRSAFTLGAPRGEFSIVIVKAGVDIGAVSAFLFPLIGIISIITAFLSPFFVKAGDKVVEKLEEEDV from the coding sequence ATGCAAAACATTCCACTGCAACTAAATCCTAGTGGAATCCAAAGCTCACTTAACAATACAGTTTCTAGCTTGATTGAACAGATTACTCCTGAACTTCCTCACACATCATTTGTTACTGATTTGGCCTTTATCATGATTATTGGTGCAGTTGTTACTCTTGCATTTTTCAAAATTAAGCAACCACTAATCATTGGATATCTTTTTGCAGGAATGCTCCTTGGCCCTCTTTCCCCATTTTGGTCTTGGTTACTACCTGAAGGTGGACCTCCTGGTGATGTTTTAGAGGGTGTTGGAATTTTATCTGATATTTCTGCATTACATCTTTTTGCTGAGATTGGGGTGATCTTACTTTTGTTTGTAATTGGAATTGAGTTCCCTTATGCAAAAATTAAGAGTATAGGGCGAGTTGCAGTTGGGGTTGGAACTCTTGGTTTGTTCGCAACTTTGGGTGTGGTATTTTACACTGCTACTGCTTTGGGTCTGCAATTTATGGATGCATTATTTATTGCCGCTGCATTATCTATCTCCAGTACTGCAATCATTGTCAAAATTTTGGAAGATATGGGGAGGATCAAAAAAGAATCTTCTATTCTTGTATTGGGTATTTTGATTGTAGAAGACGTTATTGCAGTTATCTTGATTTCATCTTTACAATCAATTGCTTTAGTCGGAAGTGTTTCTATTGAATCAATAATTGTAGTTGTTCTAGTTGCAACTGGATTAATTGTTGGAACATTTACTATTGGAACTCGTGTAATACCACCATTAATTGACAGAGTTGCTGCTGCAGAGCATCGTGAAATTTTACTTCTTAGTGTTCTTGGCGTTTGCTTTGGATATGCATTATTTGCCAATATTGTAGGATTATCAGTCGCAATTGGTGCCTTTTTGGCAGGTGTTTTGGTAGCAGAATCAAAATCTGCTGAAGTAGCAAAACTCCTTTCTAGTCCAATTAAAGACATGTTCGTTGCAATCTTCTTTATCTCAGTTGGGGCTTTGATGGATATCTCACAACTTGGAGATTACATCTGGATAGCAATTGCATTGATTGCAGTTGCAACAGGTATGAAATTTGGAGGAAACATGATTGGAAATATTATATTCAGACAAAAGCGTGGTAAGGCACTTCGCTCAGCATTTACTTTAGGTGCTCCAAGAGGAGAGTTCTCAATTGTAATTGTAAAAGCTGGCGTTGACATTGGTGCAGTTAGTGCTTTCTTGTTCCCATTGATAGGCATCATCTCAATAATTACCGCATTCCTTTCACCATTCTTTGTAAAAGCAGGAGATAAAGTCGTAGAGAAATTAGAAGAAGAAGATGTCTGA
- a CDS encoding 50S ribosomal protein L16 — MHGANYREGNGQVFTRRKYIKGKPQIKIAKFQGGKRGTYQYCVQLCINEKMQLRHMAIESTRLAANKTLEKTTGESGYYSRLRIYPHNMLRENKQIATAGADRISEGMRRAWGKATSLGARVREGQCIMELYVNGDAHLAAAKKSLKSACVKLPGTPTIKVLDWNKPSP; from the coding sequence ATGCATGGAGCCAATTACAGAGAAGGAAATGGCCAAGTCTTTACCAGAAGAAAGTACATCAAAGGTAAACCACAAATCAAAATTGCAAAATTTCAAGGTGGTAAAAGAGGAACTTACCAATATTGTGTACAATTATGCATTAATGAAAAAATGCAGTTAAGACATATGGCAATTGAATCAACAAGATTGGCAGCAAACAAAACACTAGAAAAAACAACTGGTGAGTCAGGATACTATTCCAGACTTAGAATTTATCCACACAACATGTTAAGAGAAAATAAACAAATTGCAACTGCAGGTGCAGACAGAATTTCAGAAGGAATGAGAAGAGCTTGGGGAAAAGCAACCAGTTTAGGTGCAAGAGTAAGAGAAGGTCAATGCATTATGGAACTTTACGTTAATGGTGATGCACATTTAGCAGCAGCAAAGAAATCACTCAAAAGTGCATGTGTAAAATTACCAGGAACACCAACAATCAAAGTTCTTGATTGGAATAAACCATCACCATAG
- the endA gene encoding tRNA-intron lyase: protein MEETPLVRGTLVSDQACISDKKMIHELELKGYGEIEKEKFFLKQFETLYLLYTNKLILKKGKKEIDFDFFMNVCQKNDSEILTKFLIYRDLRNRGYVVKDGFGFGSDFRVYERGHFGEKGAKFLIFGLNEGQQEKMGALQKKIQEITQMGKEPIIAVIERRGEVIYYKINKMNFYENKARLEESFNL, encoded by the coding sequence ATGGAAGAAACCCCTTTGGTCCGTGGCACATTGGTTTCAGATCAAGCCTGTATTTCTGATAAGAAAATGATTCATGAACTTGAACTAAAGGGATATGGGGAAATTGAAAAAGAAAAATTCTTCTTAAAACAATTTGAAACTCTTTATCTTCTGTATACTAACAAACTAATTCTAAAGAAAGGCAAAAAAGAAATTGATTTTGATTTTTTCATGAATGTCTGTCAAAAGAATGATTCTGAAATTCTAACTAAATTTTTGATATACCGTGACCTTAGGAATCGTGGATATGTTGTAAAAGATGGATTTGGATTTGGTTCTGACTTTAGAGTGTATGAAAGAGGACACTTTGGTGAGAAAGGAGCAAAATTTTTGATATTTGGTCTAAATGAAGGCCAACAAGAAAAGATGGGTGCACTACAAAAAAAGATTCAAGAGATTACTCAAATGGGAAAAGAACCAATAATTGCAGTTATTGAACGTCGTGGTGAAGTTATCTATTACAAAATTAACAAAATGAACTTTTATGAAAACAAAGCAAGACTGGAAGAATCATTTAATCTTTGA
- a CDS encoding DNA repair helicase — protein MGLRDIELKEEYRSDIDDIVAEFFFPCLGQCIEYDRCVDFLSIQTLATIAMAFDNFAIGKAKLRMVTGHRFRTEDLNLFTKLFSEKYTKSFEGKLIKDSKIQKLQNIVNKGQIELKIAIPNSEQVADSFSERIGVFRDDKDDAVAFTGTSRESFSTQTRDFESVDVFTSWNDKSRVQRKMKDFEELWENQTKHLEVYDFMYAEEKNLLKYSTDWVLKD, from the coding sequence GTGGGATTAAGAGACATAGAACTAAAAGAAGAGTATCGTTCTGACATTGATGATATTGTTGCAGAGTTTTTCTTTCCATGTCTTGGTCAATGTATAGAATATGACAGATGTGTAGATTTTCTATCAATTCAAACATTGGCAACAATTGCAATGGCATTTGATAATTTTGCAATAGGAAAAGCAAAATTAAGAATGGTTACAGGTCACAGATTCAGAACAGAGGATCTTAATTTGTTCACAAAACTATTTTCTGAAAAATATACAAAATCATTTGAAGGAAAGTTGATCAAAGATTCTAAAATACAAAAGCTGCAAAACATTGTCAACAAAGGACAAATCGAACTAAAGATTGCAATTCCAAATTCTGAACAAGTAGCTGATTCTTTTTCAGAAAGAATTGGAGTATTTAGAGATGACAAAGATGATGCAGTTGCATTTACAGGAACATCAAGAGAATCATTTTCAACACAAACAAGAGACTTTGAATCAGTTGACGTGTTTACATCGTGGAATGATAAATCAAGAGTACAAAGAAAGATGAAAGACTTTGAAGAGTTGTGGGAAAATCAAACAAAACATTTGGAAGTTTATGATTTTATGTATGCAGAGGAAAAAAACTTGCTAAAGTATTCTACAGATTGGGTTCTCAAAGATTAA
- a CDS encoding response regulator: MSDSTKRITGIVVDDEPDIVDVFSEMLEDRGIEVIGKGGNGKEAIDLYFANNPDIVFVDMMMPDGSGFYAIKKIRAKDSKAVIIAVTADVTSLTEEKLKKLKVNGIVYKPIDMDNLMEIVKISQISKISK; encoded by the coding sequence ATGAGTGATTCCACAAAGAGAATAACAGGAATTGTTGTTGATGATGAGCCTGACATAGTAGATGTATTTAGTGAAATGCTAGAAGACAGAGGCATCGAGGTAATTGGAAAAGGAGGCAATGGGAAAGAAGCAATTGATCTTTATTTTGCAAACAATCCAGATATTGTATTTGTAGATATGATGATGCCAGATGGTTCAGGATTCTATGCAATTAAAAAAATTCGTGCAAAAGATTCCAAAGCTGTAATAATTGCAGTAACTGCAGATGTCACATCATTAACTGAAGAAAAACTCAAGAAACTAAAAGTAAATGGTATTGTTTACAAACCAATAGACATGGACAATCTAATGGAAATTGTAAAAATATCTCAGATTTCCAAGATTAGTAAATAA